atatgaaaaacaagttaaacAACAAATCTAGAAATAATATCAATCTATTAATAccaaagtaaataaaaaataaacttaaaaataacatactaGAAGGTAAATAATAgcatgataaaaaataaatcaaagatgttgatttttttataaaaataaataaaaagatactTACTAGAAAATTATAgcataacaaaaaaaaattaaaaaccatGTTCTTTGAAACAAAAAATGTtgatatatagtaaaaataaaataaagataaacaaaaaaaataatataactgATTTGttgcaaaaataaacaaaaatggttgaattgttaaaaagaaaaacatatgtgaaaataaactataacataataaaaaaaaattaaccaaaaacTATATGCtttgaaacaaaaatattgatttatagcaaaaaaaataaaaaataaatcaaacataaaaaaaataaaaaaaaaaacatcaaaaaccaaatataaaatatacgtGGCATGCAATATGACTCATGATATTCATCCGACCGTTTTCATCTTTTGATGTGAATAATATACTAAAAGGCCACATGACATGCATGCAAAATATCACATTAAATACACTTAACTAAAATGCTACATATGGCAtgcttataaataaatttttatttgttatcaTAGCCATCCTATCATTGGTGTCactattttaaagatttttgtttcgatatgtatatttatttttgacacataaagtttttattttgtaagattatggtaaaataaatttaaattaatattatattaaaaataatcttttgaataattttttatatatttataaaagttagtCGTTTACCCGTCTGCTTCTACGGTAGCcgtaattattttgattataaataatactataaattgaatttatatataaaattaaatagattaataataaatttaaaaatagtaataaattaaatatttttaacgtctctattagttttttatattttaaaattttattaatacaataatataataaatttaataaattaatagaaaaaatataaaattatgcatAAATCCGAACTCTAGGTGTCAATAATAAGTACACGTATgaaaagtataaattatatGTGTCAGAATATAGTAACATatgtgaaaaaatatttattagaccatatacatattaatattttttttagtcaTTTACATGTACTAAAATGTTCATTTTCCATATGTATAATATCTAttagatataatattttataataattaatttttttatatttagatattcATTATCTGtgaacttaatattcattGCGGTTAATGATCATATCCATTTTGTTTCATATACTATTCATTATGGTAATATTAATGCTCATTATCTAGTACTGCAATGTTCATtgtctataaatataatatttattgatatttttaaataaaaatattgattatttatgaaagTTTTCATTGCTTTTGATgcatattgaaattttttttattattgatataagCATTCATcatatataaacataatattaattagtttgtCAATAGATATTCATCATTGATGAAAGTCATATTCACCAATTCATTCAAACCagcatatataatatataggtATAACGTAAATCGTTCTTGTACAAttggtaaataaaaaaaatgtccatctaaaattatactacaaatatttatattgtgatacatatcttttcaacaaaaataaaattaacaataattGACATCTAACGTTTAAACAATGCACATTCAACACAtgtttaatgaatataaattaatgaatatttcgtataaatttaatgaacataaaataattttctaaagcATTTGCATCAATGTCAACGTCAGGGTTTGATACACATGTATATGTGAATTAGACCACATATCtctttcaactttttttttttttttttttttttttttttttttatgtttcatGGCCTTCAACCAAACATggaattacttttcttttcataatttgacaaaacaaaaTCACcctataaaatttctaaattaataaaaaaattaatgcaaAAACTAGTTAGGTTTGCTTCTCAGTTTATCATTTCAAGTTTGATTTTCATGATTGATACACTATTTTGAATTAAAGTGCACACTCCTTAAGAAGTTCAATTCAATGCCCTGGATTTaacctaaaaataaaataaaatttatgttaaatTCAAACTAGTGAATATATATTGTGAGAATTTATTGtcaaaaattcttttagttgGGAAAAATTGTTAGTTTTCAGTTTCTGATAATTTCAAGTAAAAGTCCTCATTGTATGCCAACTTATTAAAAAGAACAATTAAGTATCAAGTGTCAAAATCAATTGTGGGCACTCACATGTTACCAATTACTTAAGACAAATATAAAGGTAAAAAGCAAGTCATAAGCTACATATGATGAGTATATCCAATTTCTGATGCCAAGGAGCACATAAATATAGTAGAGAAAACACCACTTTTATCAAGAATATCTTAGGTAGATTCCACAATTGCTTAATGTTTCcaagaataattattaatatgaaagccaaaagaaaagtgaacaaaagaaaagagaaaatgcaaataaaaaatttgtgcTTCAAAGTATATACTTGGAAGATCCTCTACCCATTATTACAACTCCTACAAAAACCTAAACACCATGCCGTATGTTTCACCCTTCATGCCCTTGGAGGGTTGAAGGGACAGAGCATCCTCTCTATTGACAATATCCCTCTAATTTGGTCTCAGGTGCATATTCTTTCCCTGAATCCAGTACATGGGTTTGGTGGCCGTCGGCAGCCGCCACGGCGAAGGCGACAATTGAAGCAGTGAGGAATGAGGATGAGGAAGtcataaatagaaataaggTCATGATGGTTATTTTATACCATTAGGGCAACTATAATCCTTTGGCAATGCATTAGTATGAGTGTTTGCTTGATCACATGATTATGCTACCATGCTATTTTAATGGGAATATTATTCTATatctcttgttttcttttaacttgaTAGTGAGTATCTTTTACGTTATattttgagattattttcatttttggaGTCTCTTTAAGTCTCTCCATCTAGCTAACTCTAACTGATTACagtgttattattattattctttgaaTCAATCGAGATGGCTGATCAAAGgcaaattttaagttttagttTCATTCCGCTGCTTGTCCCCTCCTAATTTGCCTAACGAAAATGATAGTTACAAATTCTGATGAAGAACTCTCTTTTGTTCGCTCTCTATGGTAGAGGTAGAAGCTAAATCACATTCATCCAGTGATATTTGAATGTCCATCAAGTTTAACCCACCATGACAAATGACAATATTTCGGCTTGTGTCATTCATGTCATGCTGTCTTTGAACtaagaaaatgcaaaattGTTGGGTACTTGTAGTTATGATTTGGTGCTCTGAGCTGGTGCTATCTTATTAGGATATCATAAAATGACATGGTGACTCATCTGCTGCCTTTCTCACCAATACAGTTTGATCCGTACAATTCAAATTGTACAAATTATAGAATATGTAATTATCGTCCTCGACTCCTAAaactaaaatctaaatttagcTCAGCATTGCTTTCTCTATTTCGAGAACAAAGAGATCAAGCCCTCTCTGCTGATTCTCCACGTTAAATGAGTTATCACCTCTTTATACAAAGTATGGTTAACACCCTGACACCTGTTATAGAACCCAGTTatcattttctatataaacAAATGGTTAACCCTTTGTATATCTCCTAATATAATAACCTTCCAATacacaaaaacaaaataacagAAACCCATAATATTAACCCGGCCAACATGATTTTCCTTTCAGGTTTTAAGTCAATTTGGCCATTCGCTCAACCATTTTAGCATGAAGCAATGCGTTATATACTATCGATCCAACAACTTTGCATTTCAGAAGCCATTACAAATGGAAATATGGCTGCAATCACAAGTCTGACATAACCACAAGATGTGGATTTCATAGTATAACTATAATCGAAGTCTAGATTGATGTTCATCCATTCACCGTGATAACCAAAGTCactaatttcaaataaatgcGAGCTCCAGATGACTTCATCCTTTAAACTCATGCAGTCAAGAACATCCAATAGCTTTTTAGAACAAGCATAAATCAAATAGAACTAATCCTATGTAAAGAAGTTCAAAAGTACAACCAAAAACTCCTCCTAGGCAGAATAGTTTCTTTCTTAGTCAACCGGAAAAAAAAACAGCTTAGTAAAAGAACCCAAGCACTTTGCCACCAACATTCTTTCTTCTAGCTTCTTCATGGTCCATAATGCCAGCAGAAGTTGTCAACACAATATAACCAAACTGCAATAAGGCACCCATGCATTAGACAAAATGTACACAAACAGAGCCACTTCATCTAGCAAGATATAGTTAAGGCTGGCACAACATTAACTGGGGCAGAAGTGAGTTTTCCTGCTTGCATACACTATGGACAACATGGTCCTAATAGATTATATTTGCAGTCACAGTGAATTGATATTCATGGCACAAGAATCACTTTTAAAGCACAACTGTAACTAAAGGTTTCTTGGGCTAACCTGTCTAGATGGGAGCAATCTAGCAGTCCACCCTTCAATCTCCTTGACACCAATATCAAAACGAGGACTAATAACTCCACACTTGTTCAATCTCCCATTTAACTCGACCACAATTTTACCAGCCCTGTGATCATCAACATACTCGAACTCGCCAATGTAACCTACAGAACAAGACCAATATATAATCaccataaataatataatttcacAGTACATATCAAGGGAAAAGTGAAAATGAAGCAAATAAACAAATACCATGCTTCTGCATCACCAACAGAAACTTGATAATCACTTTTGAAGAAGGCCTAATCATGACCTGACGCTTCCCACGTTTTTCAGCATTGTACATGCTCTTGAGAGCATCATTCAAAACACTAACTCTCACCATAGTTACTgccaataaataatttataagtgTTAGTGACATCGAAAAACTTCACGTTCCAGTTTTGTAGATTTGACATTTGATTGAAAAGGTATAAAGTTTCACTGATCTAAATTAACAGAATTAATAGTTCCATACCACCGTGTAGAAGGGCCAATGCCAGACAAAACAAACAGATCATGAATAATTCAAGCTACtttaaagaatcataaaagaaGCAAGACATAAAACTCcaacaattttttaatttcttaccGGTAAAccctttaatttattaatcactGAGCTaaaaaatagaaccaaaaggcttttttttttaataaaaaaaaaaaagaaaagaaagaaaaggaagaacaACGATTTCAACCTTACAACAGAATGTTGCACCCTAATCAAGAAATTATCCAATACTAAAAAGTGAGAAACCAAGATTTTGATACTCCAaataatatcatcaaacaaacaaatagATTCAAAAGAAATGGCTTTGAAGTgtcatatatgtatataatgagtaaaaaatacaataaatatatcaattggATGTTATATATTTTGGGTAATCAAGAACAAACCCAGAAACAAGATTCAATCAAAGAATCAAAGTAACAGCAGAAGGATTGAATTGCAGAGTAATTACGTACAGCAGGCAAAAGCAGAGAAAGATCTGCAGAGGCGCCTCCAAGAAAGTTAGAAAAACACAAAACAGAGTTAGGGTTTTTGAGAGAAGTTTTCAGGAATGAAACCCTACTTTATATATAGTTTGGATTTTAGCAATATTATTACTATCAGAGACTTTTGCTCTGGTTTTTTCCCTAAGCCTTGGGCTTGGCCTTTACATAAGCCCAACGCTAAGAAGTTGTGTATTGTATATTATTACAATCctaaaataatctcataattttattataagattTAAACTCTTACGTCTAATTCTAAGCTGGTCTcattttactattaaattaagGCCTTAGACACATTATTCTATGTTTggttattatttcaattaattagttattatttagttacgatttattattttgctcTCACTGATGTAATTGGTAAAGCAATAGACATGAATAAAATCTTGAAATCCTCCAATTGATTTTAACACAGG
The nucleotide sequence above comes from Ricinus communis isolate WT05 ecotype wild-type chromosome 6, ASM1957865v1, whole genome shotgun sequence. Encoded proteins:
- the LOC8265990 gene encoding 40S ribosomal protein S15a-1, with product MVRVSVLNDALKSMYNAEKRGKRQVMIRPSSKVIIKFLLVMQKHGYIGEFEYVDDHRAGKIVVELNGRLNKCGVISPRFDIGVKEIEGWTARLLPSRQFGYIVLTTSAGIMDHEEARRKNVGGKVLGFFY